A genomic window from Silene latifolia isolate original U9 population chromosome 11, ASM4854445v1, whole genome shotgun sequence includes:
- the LOC141614244 gene encoding uncharacterized protein LOC141614244, with translation MSNPESSEVNQQITQDQSDTRTLVAMIAEAVKGNKSNGEDEGMKYFRKMASYNPRTYDGKIDPVVFEDWVRGMDKLFKAVNCPDKWKVGFAVYYLVGQADLWWETVKEKKNEEGFGWSEFKELLRSKFYPVSLRRQKEEEFNSLRQGSMSVMEYAAKFMELSRFAPHMVATEELRMNRFERGLNWSLRDRLSTHTCLNYQEMYDKATNAERIMKEREGEQTKPKRKFEGGGALGQNYQNKQLNLAGGRFPSNMFQGRNQMPRCAKCGLTNHNTNQCRYPILQCFECGSPDHKRVNCPIARSKPPGVGTNTNNNNPPRIPPGSQGNMVQRQGLVPGRVYVMNAQEAEHSNDVVTGNILFNSTPVSVLFDTGATHSFISHSLSKKLKLVPSKPDIGLLIGLPTVETIPCSVVYKDCTITIEENPFLVDLVQLDLHDFDIILGMDWLIANHVLIDCHKKIVTISKPNQDKINFQGVKKNEVNRIISLVKTLKLLRQECEGFLCEVHQIPESEPCVSNIPVVREFADVFPEEIPGMPPHREVDFTIELVPGVGPISKAPYRMAPAELRNSKINLMNY, from the coding sequence ATGTCTAACCCCGAAAGCTCGGAGGTGAATCAACAAATAACCCAAGACCAGTCAGACACCAGAACCCTTGTCGCCATGATAGCTGAAGCCGTGAAGGGAAATAAGTCTAATGGGGAAGATGAGGGTATGAAATATTTTAGGAAAATGGCTAGCTATAACCCAAGAACTTACGACGGAAAAATTGACCCTGTGGTCTTTGAGGATTGGGTAAGGGGTATGGACAAACTTTTTAAGGCTGTAAACTGCCCTGACAAATGGAAGGTCGGTTTTGCTGTTTATTACCTGGTCGGCCAAGCTGACCTTTGGTGGGAAACAGTcaaggaaaagaaaaatgagGAAGGTTTTGGATGGTCCGAGTTTAAGGAACTCCTGAGGTCAAAATTTTACCCCGTGTCTCTTAGGAGACAGAAGGAAGAGGAATTTAATAGTTTAAGACAGGGGTCAATGTCTGTTATGGAATATGCAGCGAAATTCATGGAATTGTCTCGATTCGCACCACACATGGTGGCGACTGAGGAATTGAGAATGAATCGTTTCGAAAGGGGGCTTAATTGGAGTCTTCGTGACAGGTTGTCAACCCATACCTGTTTGAACTACCAAGAGATGTATGACAAGGCTACAAATGCAGAAAGGATAATGAAGGAGCGTGAGGGtgaacaaaccaaaccaaaaagaAAGTTTGAGGGAGGCGGTGCGTTAggtcaaaattatcagaataagCAGCTCAATTTGGCAGGAGGAAGGTTTCCCTCAAACATGTTTCAGGGAAGAAACCAGATGCCCCGATGTGCAAAATGTGGATTAACCAATCACAACACAAACCAATGTAGGTACCCCATCCTGCAATGCTTTGAGTGTGGGAGCCCTGATCATAAAAGGGTTAATTGTCCAATAGCAAGGAGCAAGCCGCCTGGAGTGGGCACCAACACTAACAACAACAACCCCCCTAGGATTCCCCCAGGGTCGCAAGGAAACATGGTACAAAGACAAGGCCTTGTACCTGGTCGAGTGTACGTGATGAATGCCCAGGAGGCAGAACATTCAAATGATGTGGTTACGGGTAACATTCTATTTAACTCTACTCCTGTTAGTGTACTGTTTGATACCGGAGCAACTCACTCTTTTATATCACATTCGCTAAGTAAGAAATTGAAATTAGTGCCCAGTAAACCGGATATAGGACTCCTGATAGGATTACCCACCGTAGAAACAATCCCGTGTTCCGTTGTATACAAGGATTGTACCATAACCATAGAAGAAAACCCTTTCCTAGTTGATCTTGTCCAACTTGACCTACACGATTTTGATATCATTCTAGGGATGGATTGGCTTATAGCAAATCATGTTCTTATAGACTGTCATAAGAAAATAGTAACTATTTCGAAACCAAACCAGGACAAAATAAATTTTCAGGGGGTGAAAAAAAACGAAGTCAATAGGATCATATCCCTTGTTAAAACCTTAAAGTTACTACGACAGGAATGTGAAGGGTTCCTGTGTGAAGTTCACCAAATCCCAGAGTCTGAACCCTGTGTATCTAACATACCTGTAGTTAGAGAGTTTGCAGACGTATTCCCAGAAGAAATACCAGGGATGCCTCCACATCGTGAGGTGGATTTTACGATTGAGTTAGTACCCGGTGTAGGACCTATCTCTAAGGCACCTTATAGGATGGCTCCTGCGGAGCTAAGGAACTCAAAGATCAACTTGATGAACTATTAG